One region of Flavobacterium sp. KACC 22763 genomic DNA includes:
- a CDS encoding translation initiation factor, which translates to MDLKDQLKNLFPDHVESNEPEQVEEQEHVLYVQKEPMICKFEKRKGKPTTIIEGYEGSDEDFKILAKEIKTKLSVGGTFKDDSIIIQGDYRDKIMAILKEKGFKTKRVGG; encoded by the coding sequence ATGGACTTAAAAGACCAATTAAAGAATCTGTTTCCAGATCATGTTGAATCAAATGAGCCTGAACAAGTTGAAGAACAAGAACACGTTCTTTATGTTCAGAAGGAACCTATGATTTGTAAATTTGAAAAAAGAAAAGGAAAACCAACCACTATTATTGAAGGTTACGAAGGTTCTGATGAAGATTTTAAAATCTTAGCCAAAGAAATCAAAACCAAATTAAGTGTTGGCGGAACTTTTAAAGACGATTCGATTATAATTCAGGGCGATTACCGAGATAAAATAATGGCAATCTTAAAAGAAAAAGGATTCAAAACCAAACGTGTAGGAGGATAA
- a CDS encoding transglutaminase — MMKFPKIDLPQLKSKLQVKSPWDRIIISLLSLLITIPIFIILHQNLIDLEWAFNLDRIFIFIFVFAAVFFLLMYLRTIIILCVAVYLLILFYGSVIGNYGFNEISEDYNSMIYTMSDNPYPQDIIVAKLLPFPNKTKILNAIEYQNPKVRNFAIMATTKHFKGIRGYSDYRTIIQCFAVFKEINGRWNYVNDPKDGDYIATASESLEYFSGDCDDHSILMAAAVRSIGGTPRLIHTKGHIYPEILIGSMIDLEKVNYLIKNVLFVKESYGKKLHYHIDERGQVWMNLDYTATYPGGPFMYEEILGALTLN, encoded by the coding sequence ATGATGAAATTCCCTAAAATTGACTTACCGCAATTAAAATCTAAACTACAGGTGAAATCACCGTGGGACAGGATTATTATCTCGCTGTTGAGTCTTTTAATTACAATTCCGATTTTCATCATACTGCATCAAAATTTGATCGATCTAGAATGGGCATTCAATCTAGATCGTATATTCATCTTTATTTTTGTTTTTGCAGCTGTATTTTTTCTTCTGATGTATCTCAGAACAATTATTATCCTGTGTGTTGCAGTTTATTTATTGATTCTATTCTATGGATCGGTGATTGGAAATTATGGTTTTAACGAAATCTCAGAAGATTATAATTCTATGATTTATACCATGTCTGATAATCCATATCCGCAGGATATTATTGTAGCAAAACTACTTCCGTTTCCAAATAAAACAAAGATTCTCAATGCTATAGAATACCAGAATCCGAAAGTGCGAAATTTTGCTATTATGGCAACGACAAAGCATTTTAAAGGCATAAGAGGGTACTCAGATTATCGAACTATAATTCAATGTTTTGCTGTTTTTAAAGAAATAAACGGCAGATGGAATTATGTAAACGATCCAAAAGACGGTGATTATATTGCAACCGCCAGCGAATCTTTAGAATATTTCTCTGGCGATTGCGATGATCATTCTATTTTAATGGCTGCCGCTGTACGTTCTATTGGCGGAACTCCGCGACTAATTCACACCAAAGGGCATATCTATCCTGAAATCTTAATTGGTTCTATGATTGATTTGGAAAAAGTCAATTATTTAATTAAAAACGTGCTTTTTGTAAAGGAAAGCTACGGCAAAAAACTACACTATCATATAGATGAGCGCGGTCAAGTATGGATGAACTTGGATTATACAGCGACTTATCCTGGAGGACCGTTTATGTATGAAGAAATTTTGGGAGCTCTAACCCTTAATTAA
- a CDS encoding substrate-binding domain-containing protein: MKTVKIAGVPEHFNLPWHLCIENGEFEEENIDLKWTNVPEGTGKMCQMLRDGETDLAVILTEGILKDIAAGNPSKIVQVYVQSPLIWGIHVDAKSDFKSLKDLKNKKAAISRIGSGSQLMAYVNANEQGWEMDDLEFEIVNTIDGAVDALTNKKADYFMWERFMTKPLVDKGIFRRIDDCPTPWPSFIIVGRDEFLKKNPKTVETILKIINKTTVDFKEIPEIDKKLSKLFNQKAEDIKEWLKLTQWSQKNLTEKSFNKIQNQLFDLGIIDKKSIFVETVKAL, translated from the coding sequence ATGAAAACTGTCAAAATTGCGGGTGTTCCGGAACACTTCAATTTGCCGTGGCATCTATGCATTGAAAACGGCGAATTTGAAGAAGAGAACATCGACTTAAAATGGACAAATGTTCCCGAAGGAACTGGGAAGATGTGTCAAATGCTTCGTGACGGAGAAACAGATTTGGCTGTTATTCTAACCGAAGGAATTCTTAAAGATATTGCAGCTGGTAATCCGAGCAAAATCGTGCAGGTTTATGTGCAATCTCCTTTAATATGGGGAATTCATGTTGATGCAAAATCTGATTTTAAATCACTAAAAGACCTTAAAAACAAAAAAGCCGCAATTTCGAGAATCGGTTCAGGATCACAATTAATGGCTTATGTAAATGCAAATGAGCAAGGCTGGGAAATGGATGATCTTGAATTTGAGATTGTAAATACAATTGATGGTGCTGTAGATGCATTAACCAATAAAAAAGCTGATTATTTTATGTGGGAACGTTTTATGACCAAACCGCTTGTAGATAAAGGCATTTTTAGACGCATTGACGACTGCCCTACTCCTTGGCCTTCATTTATTATTGTAGGACGTGACGAATTCTTGAAAAAGAATCCTAAAACAGTAGAGACGATTCTTAAAATAATCAACAAGACAACTGTTGATTTTAAAGAGATTCCAGAAATAGACAAGAAATTATCTAAGCTGTTTAATCAAAAAGCAGAAGATATTAAAGAATGGCTAAAATTGACTCAGTGGTCACAGAAAAATTTGACAGAAAAATCTTTTAATAAAATTCAAAATCAATTATTTGATCTGGGAATTATTGATAAAAAAAGTATTTTTGTAGAAACAGTAAAAGCATTGTAA
- a CDS encoding DUF2200 domain-containing protein, with the protein MKTERIYKILFSSVYPLYIQKVEKKGRTKEELDIVIKWLTGYSDDQIKEQIEKKVDFQTFFAEAPKLNPNASKITGVICGYRVEEIEDPLIQKMRYLDKLIDEIAKGRKMEKILRE; encoded by the coding sequence ATGAAAACGGAAAGAATTTACAAAATACTATTTTCCAGCGTTTATCCTTTATACATTCAAAAAGTAGAAAAAAAGGGAAGAACAAAAGAAGAATTAGATATTGTAATCAAATGGCTTACAGGATATAGTGATGATCAAATTAAAGAACAAATTGAAAAGAAAGTAGATTTTCAAACATTCTTTGCTGAAGCTCCAAAACTCAATCCGAATGCTTCTAAAATTACGGGAGTAATCTGCGGCTATCGTGTAGAAGAGATTGAAGATCCTTTAATTCAAAAAATGCGATATTTAGACAAACTAATTGATGAAATCGCCAAAGGAAGAAAAATGGAAAAGATTTTAAGAGAATAA
- a CDS encoding VOC family protein, with the protein MFLRVARHTNDLERIENFYVDVLGFERLGGFEHHNNYDGVFVGKPGLDWHFEFTQSQVAAKHTFDEDDVMVLYPKTIADYDKLVHKLTQHNITVILSLNPFWNENGKMIQDPDGYRIVISPLKAVISEIE; encoded by the coding sequence ATGTTTTTGAGAGTAGCCAGACATACGAATGATTTAGAAAGAATTGAAAATTTTTATGTTGATGTGCTCGGATTTGAACGATTGGGCGGATTTGAACATCATAACAATTATGATGGTGTTTTTGTCGGAAAACCAGGTTTAGACTGGCATTTTGAGTTTACTCAATCTCAAGTTGCGGCAAAACATACTTTTGATGAAGACGATGTTATGGTCTTATACCCAAAAACTATTGCAGATTACGATAAATTAGTACATAAATTAACGCAGCACAATATTACAGTTATTCTATCGCTGAATCCTTTTTGGAATGAAAACGGAAAAATGATTCAGGATCCAGATGGCTATAGAATTGTAATATCTCCCTTAAAAGCTGTAATTAGCGAAATTGAATAA
- a CDS encoding DoxX family protein — protein sequence MSKRNKIIYWIATLWLALGMTATGIVQLIPVKEEAEMIQKLGYPLYFLTLLGVWKLLGVIAILIPKFGLLKEWAYAGFFFAMSGAVVSHLAIKDDASALFGPTLLIVLTVVSWYFRPETRKCSSN from the coding sequence ATGAGCAAAAGAAATAAAATTATCTATTGGATTGCCACTTTATGGTTGGCTTTGGGAATGACAGCAACAGGAATTGTACAACTGATACCTGTAAAAGAAGAAGCAGAAATGATACAGAAGTTAGGCTATCCGCTTTATTTTTTAACGCTTTTAGGTGTTTGGAAACTTTTAGGAGTAATTGCAATTTTAATTCCAAAATTTGGTTTACTGAAAGAATGGGCTTATGCAGGTTTCTTTTTTGCCATGTCTGGAGCTGTAGTTTCACATTTAGCTATTAAAGATGACGCTTCAGCTCTTTTCGGGCCAACATTATTGATTGTTTTAACTGTAGTTTCTTGGTATTTCAGACCTGAAACTAGAAAATGCAGTTCTAATTAA
- a CDS encoding linear amide C-N hydrolase, whose translation MKPKIRIFPALLAFTLLITETVLPCTRVVYEGLNGTIITARSMDWRGEIPANLWIFPRGIERSGEVGTSSIKWKSKYGSVITSSWDIASSDGMNEKGLVGNLLWLVESQYPAFEKNGKVKGLAVSLWLQYVLDNFSTVAETVSALEKNEFVITSSHIPGTNIFATVHLSISDSGGDNAIFEYINGKLVIHHDRKYVAMTNSPIFDQQLAINAYWKGIPGTIMLPGTNRAADRFVRASYYIDAIPKTDNIRTALSSVFGVIRNCSVPLGISSETEPNISSTRWRTVADQKNLVYYFDNVLNPNVIWVEFSKIDFSEKGKIKKLSLANNENYSGESLINFKETKSFQFAGLD comes from the coding sequence ATGAAACCAAAAATCAGAATTTTTCCTGCCCTGCTTGCTTTTACATTATTAATAACCGAAACTGTTTTACCTTGTACAAGAGTCGTTTATGAAGGTCTAAATGGAACAATTATTACTGCCCGTTCGATGGATTGGCGCGGAGAGATTCCTGCCAATTTATGGATTTTTCCTCGTGGAATTGAACGATCTGGAGAAGTTGGTACAAGTTCAATAAAATGGAAATCTAAATACGGAAGCGTTATTACCAGTTCTTGGGACATTGCTTCTTCTGATGGTATGAACGAAAAAGGACTTGTAGGCAACCTTTTATGGCTTGTAGAATCACAATATCCTGCATTTGAAAAAAATGGGAAAGTAAAAGGTTTGGCAGTTTCTTTATGGCTTCAGTATGTTTTGGATAATTTTTCGACCGTTGCAGAAACCGTTTCTGCATTAGAAAAGAACGAATTTGTCATTACTTCTTCACATATTCCAGGAACCAATATTTTTGCAACTGTTCATTTATCTATTTCTGATTCCGGCGGAGACAATGCTATTTTTGAATATATAAATGGCAAGCTTGTTATCCATCATGATAGAAAATATGTTGCCATGACCAATTCACCTATTTTTGACCAGCAATTAGCCATTAATGCGTATTGGAAAGGTATTCCGGGTACTATTATGCTTCCAGGAACCAATCGTGCCGCAGATCGTTTTGTAAGAGCTTCTTATTATATTGATGCCATTCCGAAAACAGATAATATCAGAACAGCTTTATCTAGTGTTTTTGGTGTAATTAGAAATTGTTCTGTTCCTTTAGGAATTTCATCAGAAACTGAACCTAACATCTCCTCTACCCGCTGGAGAACAGTTGCAGACCAAAAGAATCTGGTTTATTATTTTGATAATGTTTTAAATCCGAATGTCATTTGGGTTGAATTCAGTAAAATTGATTTTAGCGAAAAAGGAAAGATCAAAAAATTGAGCTTAGCAAATAATGAGAATTATTCTGGTGAATCTTTGATTAATTTCAAGGAAACAAAGTCTTTTCAGTTCGCTGGACTTGATTAA
- a CDS encoding isopenicillin N synthase family dioxygenase — translation MQNIPSVDLRDFLSDDPKRKQKFVNEIGSAFENIGFVALKGHFLDDQLVNELYGEIRNFFALPIETKHNYEIPGIGGQRGYVSFGKEHAKGRKEGDLKEFWHFGQYVDKDSRWASEYPDNVEVTELPRFNVVGKEAYQKLEKTGVYVLRALALHLGLDEFYFDNYAKEGNSILRPIHYPPITSEPENAIRAAAHGDINLITLLMGAQGRGLQVQNHNGDWIDAIAEDDELVINVGDMLSRHTNNKLKSTIHQVVNPPRELWGTSRYSIPFFMHPVSDMRLDCLENCIDEENPKKYEDITAGEFLYERLVELGLIKK, via the coding sequence ATGCAAAACATTCCTAGTGTAGACTTACGTGATTTCCTTTCGGACGACCCGAAACGTAAACAAAAATTTGTAAATGAAATCGGCAGTGCATTTGAAAACATTGGCTTCGTAGCCTTAAAAGGTCATTTTCTTGATGATCAATTGGTTAACGAACTTTATGGTGAAATTAGAAACTTTTTCGCCTTGCCAATAGAAACTAAGCATAATTATGAAATTCCTGGAATCGGCGGACAAAGAGGTTATGTTTCTTTTGGAAAAGAACATGCTAAAGGACGCAAAGAAGGAGATTTAAAAGAATTTTGGCATTTTGGTCAATACGTTGACAAAGATTCAAGATGGGCTTCTGAATACCCAGACAATGTTGAAGTTACTGAATTACCACGTTTTAATGTGGTTGGTAAAGAGGCATACCAAAAATTGGAAAAAACGGGTGTTTATGTTTTAAGAGCTTTGGCTTTACATTTAGGTCTTGATGAGTTTTATTTTGATAATTATGCAAAAGAAGGAAACTCAATTTTAAGACCAATCCACTACCCTCCTATTACTTCTGAGCCAGAAAATGCAATTCGTGCAGCGGCTCATGGTGATATCAACTTGATCACATTGTTGATGGGAGCTCAAGGAAGAGGATTACAAGTTCAAAATCACAACGGCGATTGGATTGATGCCATTGCTGAGGATGACGAATTGGTAATCAACGTTGGTGATATGTTGTCTAGACACACTAACAACAAATTAAAATCTACAATTCACCAAGTGGTAAATCCGCCAAGAGAGTTGTGGGGAACTTCACGCTATTCAATTCCATTTTTCATGCACCCAGTAAGCGATATGCGTTTGGATTGCCTTGAAAATTGTATTGATGAAGAAAACCCAAAGAAATACGAAGATATTACAGCTGGAGAGTTCTTGTATGAACGTTTAGTAGAATTAGGTTTAATCAAAAAATAA
- a CDS encoding nucleoside phosphorylase, which translates to MIQSSELILNPDGSVYHLNLRPEHIAHDIIFVGDQNRVEKITQFFDSIEHSAQKREFKTQTGIYKGKRISVVSTGIGPDNIDIVLNELDALVNIDLKTRQPKEKLTSLNIIRIGTSGSLQEDIPVDSFVMSKFGLGLDNMLRSYLIDGVSITEIEDAFVKHTNWDPKKGKPYVTQCSEKLEKLIESDRIFKGITATAGGFYGPQGRVLRLNIQDEELNNKMDDFSFNETKITNLEMETAAIYGLSALLGHNALSLNAIIANRASGTFSADPYKAVDELIAYTLNKLAGN; encoded by the coding sequence ATGATACAATCTTCAGAATTGATATTAAATCCAGACGGAAGCGTTTACCACTTAAACCTTCGTCCAGAACATATAGCACACGACATTATATTTGTTGGTGACCAAAACAGAGTAGAAAAAATCACTCAGTTTTTCGACTCAATCGAACATTCTGCTCAAAAGAGAGAATTTAAAACCCAAACCGGTATTTATAAAGGAAAAAGAATTTCTGTGGTTTCTACAGGAATTGGCCCTGATAATATTGATATTGTACTAAACGAATTAGATGCTTTAGTAAATATCGATCTTAAAACACGTCAGCCAAAAGAAAAATTGACTTCTTTGAATATTATCAGAATTGGAACTTCGGGTTCATTGCAGGAAGATATTCCAGTAGATAGTTTCGTAATGTCAAAATTTGGTTTGGGATTAGACAATATGCTTCGCTCCTATTTAATTGATGGCGTTTCAATTACAGAAATTGAGGATGCATTTGTAAAACATACCAATTGGGATCCTAAAAAAGGAAAACCTTATGTGACGCAATGTTCTGAAAAATTAGAAAAATTAATCGAATCAGATCGAATTTTTAAAGGGATTACAGCAACTGCTGGAGGATTCTACGGACCACAAGGAAGAGTTTTGCGTTTAAATATTCAAGATGAGGAATTAAATAACAAAATGGATGATTTTAGTTTTAACGAAACTAAAATCACTAATTTAGAAATGGAAACTGCGGCAATTTACGGGCTTTCAGCTCTTTTAGGCCATAATGCTTTATCGCTGAACGCTATTATTGCAAACCGTGCTTCTGGAACATTTAGTGCAGATCCGTACAAGGCTGTTGACGAACTGATTGCTTATACGTTGAATAAATTAGCAGGCAATTAA
- a CDS encoding SRPBCC domain-containing protein → MEKKTKIHAEDDRLDLVITREFDLPVELLFKAHTESEIVAQWMGTKVLKLESKKYGGWEYETSDPNGNVVFRANGVFHDFVPNEKIVRTFEMDNANFAPQLEFLEFEKLTDATSKLTMQIIYKSIEHRMTQLKLPFAQGLNMAHNRLEEIVTKLK, encoded by the coding sequence ATGGAAAAGAAAACAAAAATTCACGCCGAAGATGACAGACTAGATCTTGTGATTACGAGAGAATTTGATCTGCCAGTTGAATTATTATTTAAAGCTCATACCGAATCTGAAATTGTAGCACAATGGATGGGTACAAAAGTATTGAAGCTGGAAAGCAAAAAATATGGTGGATGGGAGTATGAAACTAGCGATCCTAATGGAAATGTAGTTTTTAGAGCAAATGGTGTTTTTCATGATTTTGTTCCGAATGAAAAAATAGTGCGCACTTTTGAAATGGATAATGCCAATTTTGCGCCTCAATTAGAATTTTTGGAGTTTGAAAAACTAACAGATGCCACTAGCAAATTGACTATGCAGATCATTTATAAATCTATCGAGCATAGAATGACACAGTTAAAACTGCCATTTGCACAAGGATTAAATATGGCGCACAACCGATTGGAAGAAATTGTAACTAAACTAAAATAA
- the abc-f gene encoding ribosomal protection-like ABC-F family protein, with product MLILQNISYQHENKDMLFQNISFTLKHHDKTALVGNNGVGKSTLLKIIAGELHPFSGQLIQNSKPYFVPQLFGQFNDLTIAEALKIKEKLISLKEILEGVVTEENLQLLNDDWTIEERCNEALSYWQLHDLDLNQKMETLSGGQKTKVFLAGIMIHEPDLVLLDEPSNHLDFSGRKLLYDFIKSTSSTLLVVSHDRTLLNLLNKTLEMSKNEISVYGGGYDFYNEQKKIEHNALEQDVQSKEKALRKAKEKERESIERQNKLDSRGKKKQEKSGVARIMMNTLRNKAENSSSKLKDVHAEKINGISEDLRQLRSSLPAIDQMKFGFDTTSFLKGKTLFKASDMNYAYEDKILWKENLNFEILSGERLAIKGLNGSGKTTLIKIILGELIPTQGQTTSLAKKAIYIDQDYSLLNQNLKIYEQAQAFNDCGLEEHEIKMRLNRFLFSRNDWDKPCNALSGGERMRLMLCCLTISNESPEIIILDEPTNNLDIQNIEILTTAINEYRGTLIVISHDQSFLEQIDIEKSILL from the coding sequence ATGCTTATTCTTCAAAATATCTCATATCAGCATGAGAATAAAGACATGCTGTTTCAAAACATTAGTTTTACTCTAAAGCATCACGATAAAACCGCTTTGGTCGGAAATAATGGTGTTGGAAAATCTACATTATTAAAAATTATCGCAGGTGAATTACATCCATTTTCAGGGCAACTAATTCAAAATTCAAAACCTTATTTTGTACCTCAATTATTTGGTCAGTTTAATGATTTGACAATTGCTGAAGCTTTAAAAATAAAGGAAAAGTTAATCTCACTTAAAGAAATACTTGAAGGTGTTGTAACCGAAGAAAACCTTCAGCTTCTAAATGACGACTGGACAATTGAAGAGCGCTGTAATGAAGCTCTATCGTATTGGCAACTCCATGATTTGGATTTGAACCAAAAAATGGAAACTTTAAGCGGAGGACAGAAAACAAAAGTTTTTTTAGCCGGAATTATGATTCATGAACCCGATTTGGTTTTATTGGACGAACCTAGCAATCATTTAGATTTTTCTGGTAGAAAATTATTATATGATTTTATAAAATCTACTTCTAGTACACTTTTAGTTGTTAGTCATGACAGAACACTTCTAAATCTTTTAAATAAGACTTTAGAAATGTCAAAAAATGAAATTTCAGTCTATGGCGGAGGTTATGATTTTTATAACGAACAGAAGAAAATTGAACATAATGCTTTAGAACAAGATGTTCAGAGCAAAGAAAAAGCTTTGCGAAAGGCCAAAGAAAAAGAAAGAGAATCTATTGAACGCCAAAACAAACTTGATTCTAGAGGCAAAAAGAAACAGGAAAAGTCTGGTGTTGCCAGAATTATGATGAATACGCTTCGAAATAAAGCTGAAAACAGCAGTTCTAAACTCAAAGACGTTCATGCCGAAAAAATTAACGGAATTTCAGAGGATTTGAGACAGTTGCGTTCATCACTTCCTGCAATAGATCAAATGAAATTCGGGTTTGATACTACTTCTTTTCTCAAAGGAAAAACACTTTTTAAGGCTTCAGATATGAATTATGCTTATGAAGATAAAATTCTTTGGAAAGAAAACCTCAATTTTGAAATTCTTTCTGGAGAACGCCTTGCCATAAAAGGTTTGAATGGTTCTGGGAAAACAACTTTAATCAAAATTATTCTTGGAGAATTGATTCCAACGCAAGGACAAACCACTTCATTGGCAAAAAAAGCAATTTATATCGATCAGGATTATTCATTATTGAATCAGAATCTTAAAATTTACGAACAAGCTCAAGCTTTTAATGACTGCGGTTTAGAAGAGCACGAAATAAAGATGAGATTGAATCGCTTTTTGTTTTCTAGAAATGATTGGGACAAACCTTGCAATGCATTAAGCGGAGGCGAAAGAATGCGTTTAATGCTATGCTGTCTAACGATTAGCAACGAATCTCCTGAGATTATCATTCTGGACGAACCTACAAATAATCTGGATATTCAAAATATTGAAATATTAACCACTGCAATCAATGAATATCGGGGAACTTTAATTGTGATTTCACACGATCAATCATTTTTGGAGCAAATCGATATTGAAAAAAGTATTTTGCTTTAA
- a CDS encoding VOC family protein, which yields MENNSNDTTPKVTGLGGIFFFMDNPKETKEWYAKNLGLEINEWGSASFESRNLEKPEEIESTQWCPFNKGDEYFSPSKKEFMVNYRVQNIEGLVEKLKSNGVTVLDDIETYEYGKFVHIMDTEGNKIELWEP from the coding sequence ATGGAAAATAATTCAAACGATACAACACCCAAAGTGACTGGACTTGGCGGTATTTTCTTTTTTATGGATAATCCGAAAGAAACCAAAGAATGGTATGCTAAAAATTTAGGATTAGAAATCAATGAATGGGGTTCCGCAAGTTTTGAGTCTAGAAATTTGGAAAAACCAGAAGAGATAGAATCTACGCAATGGTGTCCTTTTAATAAAGGAGATGAATATTTTTCACCTTCTAAAAAAGAATTTATGGTAAACTATCGTGTTCAGAATATTGAAGGTCTTGTAGAAAAACTGAAATCAAACGGAGTTACAGTTCTTGATGATATTGAAACCTACGAATATGGCAAGTTTGTACACATTATGGATACTGAAGGAAATAAAATTGAGCTTTGGGAACCTTAA
- a CDS encoding DUF4265 domain-containing protein — MEQETHKKILFKYYSDYLDEVVSETMWAEIIDLEKGLFKLDNIPFFGPLIATDDIFYAEYDETEERFMHRKTIQNSGNSIIQVAVLEKGFDKEIIRDKLKVLNCLSEGLNETFFAAEITKDIDYTLVRSLLNEYESKEIIEFAEPCLSEKHRADLLKN, encoded by the coding sequence ATGGAACAGGAAACGCACAAGAAAATATTGTTTAAATACTATAGTGATTATCTAGACGAAGTTGTGTCAGAAACTATGTGGGCAGAAATTATTGATCTGGAAAAAGGTCTTTTCAAACTGGATAATATTCCGTTTTTTGGTCCTTTGATTGCTACAGATGACATTTTTTATGCAGAATATGATGAAACAGAAGAACGTTTTATGCATAGAAAAACGATTCAGAATTCAGGAAATTCGATTATTCAGGTGGCTGTTCTAGAAAAAGGATTTGACAAGGAAATCATCAGAGACAAACTAAAAGTGCTTAATTGCCTCTCTGAAGGGCTAAATGAAACTTTTTTTGCAGCAGAAATTACTAAAGATATAGATTATACTTTAGTAAGAAGCCTTTTGAATGAATATGAATCTAAAGAAATTATAGAATTTGCTGAGCCTTGCCTTTCAGAAAAACATAGGGCAGATTTATTAAAAAACTAA
- a CDS encoding DUF4256 domain-containing protein, producing the protein MKKQLTVNEQDELLNILEKRFEKNKNRHENLDWSKIEAKLKANPSKLWSLDEMERTEGEPDVIGYDSKTDEYLFVDCSSESPKGRRSICYDHEALEKRKEHKPADSAINMAEEMGIEILNEAQYKELQKLGKFDAKTSSWILTPPEIRKLGGAIFSDFRYNTVFVYHNGAESYYAARGFRGLLRV; encoded by the coding sequence ATGAAAAAGCAACTTACCGTAAACGAACAAGACGAATTATTGAACATACTCGAAAAGCGTTTTGAAAAGAATAAAAACCGTCACGAGAATCTAGATTGGTCAAAAATTGAAGCCAAACTGAAAGCTAATCCATCAAAACTATGGTCTCTTGACGAAATGGAAAGAACTGAAGGCGAGCCAGATGTAATTGGATACGATTCAAAAACTGACGAATATCTTTTTGTAGATTGTTCTTCTGAAAGTCCAAAAGGACGTAGAAGTATCTGTTACGATCATGAAGCGCTCGAAAAAAGAAAAGAACACAAACCCGCTGACAGTGCTATAAATATGGCAGAAGAAATGGGAATTGAAATCTTAAACGAAGCGCAATATAAAGAACTGCAAAAACTAGGAAAATTTGATGCGAAAACGTCAAGCTGGATTTTGACTCCGCCAGAAATAAGAAAATTAGGCGGTGCAATTTTCTCAGATTTTAGATATAATACCGTTTTTGTTTACCATAATGGTGCAGAATCTTATTATGCTGCGAGAGGCTTTCGCGGTTTGCTGAGAGTTTAA
- a CDS encoding ArsR/SmtB family transcription factor produces the protein MEIRRDVFQAIADPTRRAILSLVAIQAMTPGAIAENFNSSRQTISKHIQILNECELLHQTQNGREIYYHLNPEKMKEIDKFIEPFRKMWDDRFNKLESIMKNYKK, from the coding sequence ATGGAGATTAGAAGAGATGTTTTTCAAGCAATAGCCGATCCTACCCGAAGAGCTATTTTAAGTTTAGTTGCCATTCAGGCTATGACGCCTGGGGCAATTGCAGAGAATTTTAATTCGTCAAGACAGACTATTTCAAAACATATTCAGATTTTGAACGAATGCGAACTATTACACCAAACTCAAAACGGAAGAGAAATTTATTATCATTTAAACCCAGAAAAAATGAAAGAAATTGACAAGTTCATCGAGCCATTCAGAAAAATGTGGGACGATCGTTTTAATAAATTAGAATCAATTATGAAAAACTATAAAAAATAA
- a CDS encoding DinB family protein, which translates to MQNAILKFEKLLDENVNYIPTIQNEVLEVKNPGKWSKKEILGHLVDSAIHNLVRFTEINYAEKPYHHRPYNQTDLVNLNQYQKIDIQELTQLWFTINKQMVRLMKSVDEKALDYKIILADESVIDLRFLMTDYVEHLEHHINQIRA; encoded by the coding sequence ATGCAAAACGCTATTCTTAAATTTGAAAAGTTATTGGATGAAAATGTAAATTACATTCCAACAATACAGAACGAAGTTTTAGAAGTTAAAAATCCTGGTAAATGGTCTAAAAAAGAGATTTTGGGACATTTAGTAGATTCTGCAATTCACAATCTAGTACGTTTTACTGAGATTAATTATGCAGAAAAGCCATATCACCACAGACCTTATAACCAAACAGATTTAGTAAATTTAAATCAATATCAGAAAATAGACATTCAGGAACTTACTCAGCTATGGTTTACTATAAACAAGCAGATGGTGAGATTAATGAAATCTGTTGATGAAAAAGCTTTAGATTATAAAATCATTTTGGCCGACGAATCTGTAATCGATTTAAGATTTTTAATGACCGATTATGTTGAACATTTAGAACATCATATTAATCAAATAAGAGCATAA